A DNA window from Citrobacter tructae contains the following coding sequences:
- the sitA gene encoding iron/manganese ABC transporter substrate-binding protein SitA produces MPHLPRLKSFLLASVITALTLSPALAKEKFKVVTTFTVIADMASNVAGDAAEVSSITKPGAEIHEYQPTPGDIKRAQGAQLILSNGLNLELWFARFYQHLSGVPEVMVSNGVKPMGISEGPYNGKPNPHAWMSAENALIYVDNIRDALVKYDPDNAATYQKNAESYKTKIRQTLDPLHAALAKIPADKRWLVTSEGAFSYLARDNDLKELYLWPINADQQGTPKQVRKVIDAIRAHQIPAVFSESTVSDKPARQVARESGAHYGGVLYVDSLSAADGPVPTYLDLLRVTTETIVSGINDGLRSQK; encoded by the coding sequence ATGCCGCATCTGCCCCGTCTGAAATCGTTTCTCCTTGCCAGCGTAATCACGGCGCTGACGCTGTCTCCTGCCTTGGCGAAAGAAAAATTTAAGGTAGTAACCACCTTTACGGTGATTGCCGATATGGCGAGCAACGTGGCGGGCGACGCGGCAGAGGTCAGCTCAATTACCAAACCCGGCGCAGAAATTCACGAATATCAACCCACTCCAGGGGATATTAAACGTGCGCAGGGCGCGCAGTTGATCCTCTCCAACGGCCTCAATCTGGAGCTGTGGTTTGCCCGCTTTTATCAGCATTTATCGGGCGTGCCGGAGGTAATGGTCTCAAACGGCGTGAAGCCGATGGGTATCAGCGAAGGTCCCTACAACGGCAAACCCAACCCACATGCCTGGATGTCGGCCGAGAATGCGCTTATCTACGTCGATAACATCCGCGATGCGCTCGTGAAGTACGATCCGGACAACGCTGCCACCTATCAGAAAAATGCCGAGAGCTATAAAACGAAAATTCGTCAGACGCTCGATCCCCTTCATGCGGCGCTGGCAAAAATCCCGGCTGATAAACGCTGGCTGGTCACCAGTGAAGGCGCATTCTCCTATCTGGCACGCGATAACGACCTGAAAGAGCTGTATCTGTGGCCGATCAACGCCGATCAGCAAGGCACGCCAAAACAGGTACGCAAAGTAATCGATGCGATAAGAGCGCATCAAATCCCGGCAGTATTTAGCGAAAGCACCGTGTCCGATAAGCCTGCACGTCAGGTGGCACGTGAGTCTGGTGCGCATTATGGCGGCGTGTTGTATGTCGATTCACTGAGCGCCGCCGACGGTCCGGTACCGACCTACCTGGATTTGCTACGTGTGACGACGGAAACCATCGTCAGCGGCATTAACGACGGGTTAAGGAGCCAAAAATGA
- a CDS encoding nitrous oxide-stimulated promoter family protein, translated as MSGKRIAREKMTIQKMISLYESQCPQATDEPGHYDALFAYAQKRLDKCVFGEEKPACKQCPVHCYQPAKREEMKQIMRWAGPRMLWRHPILTVRHLLDDKRPVPELPEKYQRKK; from the coding sequence ATGTCCGGCAAACGTATTGCGCGTGAGAAAATGACAATCCAGAAAATGATCTCGCTTTATGAGAGCCAGTGTCCGCAGGCAACGGATGAGCCGGGGCATTACGATGCGCTGTTTGCCTATGCGCAAAAGCGTCTGGATAAGTGCGTATTTGGTGAGGAAAAACCGGCCTGCAAGCAGTGTCCGGTACACTGTTATCAACCTGCAAAACGCGAAGAGATGAAGCAGATTATGCGCTGGGCAGGGCCGAGAATGCTTTGGCGTCATCCGATCCTGACCGTGCGTCACCTTCTGGATGACAAACGTCCGGTCCCGGAACTGCCCGAGAAATATCAGCGTAAGAAGTAG